From Streptomyces yatensis, one genomic window encodes:
- the tsaD gene encoding tRNA (adenosine(37)-N6)-threonylcarbamoyltransferase complex transferase subunit TsaD, with the protein MADEPLVLGIETSCDETGVGIVRGHTLLADAVASSVDEHARFGGVVPEVASRAHLEAMVPTIQRALKEAGVAASDLDGIAVTAGPGLAGALLVGVSAAKAYAYALGKPLYGVNHLASHICVDQLEHGPLPEPTMALLVSGGHSSLLLAPDITSDVRPLGSTIDDAAGEAFDKIARVLNLGFPGGPVIDRIAREGDPDAIAFPRGLTGPRDAAYDFSFSGLKTAVARWIEAKRAAGEEVPVADVSASFQEAVVDVLTRKAVRACKDEGVEHLMIGGGVAANSRLRAMAERRCEDAGLTLRVPRPKLCTDNGAMVAALGAEMVTRGRSASAWDLSADSSLPVTDPHVPDPNGHAHSHVHSHDHVHELSRKNLYA; encoded by the coding sequence ATGGCTGACGAACCCCTCGTCCTCGGCATCGAGACCTCCTGCGACGAGACCGGCGTCGGCATCGTCCGCGGCCACACCCTCCTCGCCGACGCCGTCGCCTCCAGCGTGGACGAGCACGCCCGCTTCGGCGGCGTCGTCCCCGAGGTCGCCAGCCGCGCCCATCTGGAGGCGATGGTCCCCACGATCCAGCGGGCGCTGAAGGAGGCCGGGGTCGCCGCCTCCGACCTCGACGGCATCGCCGTCACCGCGGGCCCCGGGCTCGCGGGCGCGCTGCTGGTCGGCGTCTCGGCCGCCAAGGCGTACGCCTACGCCCTCGGCAAGCCGCTCTACGGCGTCAACCACCTCGCCTCGCACATCTGCGTCGACCAGCTGGAGCACGGGCCGCTGCCCGAGCCGACGATGGCGCTGCTGGTGAGCGGCGGCCACTCCTCGCTGCTCCTCGCGCCCGACATCACCTCCGACGTCCGCCCGCTCGGCTCGACCATCGACGACGCGGCGGGGGAGGCGTTCGACAAGATCGCCCGGGTGCTGAACCTGGGCTTCCCCGGCGGCCCCGTCATCGACCGCATCGCGCGCGAGGGCGACCCGGACGCGATCGCCTTCCCGCGCGGGCTGACCGGTCCGCGGGACGCCGCGTACGACTTCTCCTTCTCGGGGCTGAAGACCGCGGTCGCCCGCTGGATCGAGGCGAAGCGGGCGGCGGGCGAGGAGGTCCCGGTCGCCGATGTCTCGGCCTCCTTCCAGGAGGCGGTCGTGGACGTGCTGACCCGTAAGGCCGTCCGCGCCTGCAAGGACGAGGGCGTGGAGCATCTGATGATCGGCGGCGGCGTCGCCGCCAACTCCCGGCTGCGGGCCATGGCCGAACGCCGCTGCGAGGACGCGGGGCTCACCCTGCGGGTGCCGCGGCCGAAGCTGTGCACGGACAACGGGGCGATGGTGGCGGCGCTCGGCGCGGAGATGGTGACGCGGGGACGGTCCGCCTCGGCGTGGGACCTGTCGGCGGACTCCTCGCTTCCGGTGACCGATCCGCATGTCCCGGACCCGAACGGGCACGCCCACTCCCACGTTCATTCACACGACCATGTGCACGAGCTGAGCCGGAAGAACCTGTACGCATGA
- a CDS encoding AfsR/SARP family transcriptional regulator, whose protein sequence is MRVGFGVLGPVVAWDADGHAIALKGPRHRAVLARLIVARRRVVPVSRLVDDLWTEPPPGAVGAVRTFVAALRRALEPQRPPRTPARLLVTEGPGYALRADVDAVDAWRLEQDVSAAATLPPDGALPRLEAALSRWRGPAYAEFADEDWARGERSRLAELRLHAVERQAEARLALGRAAEAVPDLEAHLAEHPWREGAWRALALALYRTGRQGDALAVLRRARTLLVEQLGVDPGPELRRLETDILDQAPHLDPATARGGAAAQVWAEAAAAYDRTVASGARTRLESTVGLLRDLSMTGGGGLRTARRQRVAAVAAAEELGDPELTARVIGSYDVPAIWTRLDDPEQAASIVAAAERTLAALAAGPGVIGHGPTAEAAPRHEAVRARLLATIAVESRGGHSERGRQAARQAEEIARRLDDPALLAFALNGVFMQTFDRAGLAPRRDATGAELIALSARHGLVTFEVLGHLIRLQARSALADFASADRHAAAADRLGKRHERPLVSVFTEWYRALRLAATGQAAEAEAAYRDAAMRLDGAGMPGLAHGLLPLALLSLRVEQGRPAPTDPDLDWGPYAPWARPLVLLARDHRTEAAAALRAVPEPPRDLLLEALWCLTGRAALAVGDRETMARARTALAPAAAELAGAGSGLLTLGPVARHLADLTDALR, encoded by the coding sequence ATGCGGGTCGGGTTCGGGGTGCTGGGGCCGGTGGTGGCCTGGGACGCCGACGGGCACGCCATCGCGCTGAAGGGGCCACGGCACCGCGCCGTGCTGGCCCGGCTGATCGTCGCCCGCCGACGCGTCGTACCCGTATCCCGGCTGGTCGACGACCTGTGGACGGAGCCGCCTCCGGGGGCGGTCGGCGCGGTGCGTACGTTCGTGGCCGCGCTGCGCCGCGCGCTGGAGCCGCAGCGCCCGCCCCGCACCCCGGCCCGGCTGCTGGTCACCGAGGGGCCCGGATACGCGCTGCGGGCCGATGTGGACGCGGTGGACGCCTGGCGCTTGGAACAGGACGTGTCCGCCGCCGCGACCCTGCCGCCGGACGGCGCGCTGCCCCGGCTGGAGGCGGCGCTGAGCCGGTGGCGCGGGCCCGCGTACGCGGAGTTCGCCGACGAGGACTGGGCCCGGGGCGAGCGCTCCCGGCTGGCGGAGCTGCGGCTGCACGCCGTCGAACGGCAGGCGGAGGCGCGGCTGGCACTGGGCCGGGCCGCCGAGGCGGTCCCGGACCTGGAGGCGCATCTGGCCGAGCACCCCTGGCGCGAGGGTGCCTGGCGGGCGCTGGCCCTCGCGCTGTACCGCACCGGCCGCCAGGGCGACGCGCTGGCGGTGCTGCGGCGGGCCCGGACGCTGCTGGTCGAGCAGCTGGGCGTGGACCCGGGCCCGGAACTGCGCCGCCTGGAGACGGACATCCTCGACCAGGCGCCCCACCTCGACCCCGCCACGGCCCGGGGTGGGGCGGCCGCCCAGGTATGGGCGGAAGCGGCCGCCGCCTACGACCGCACGGTGGCCTCCGGCGCGCGGACCCGTCTGGAGTCCACGGTCGGCCTGCTCCGCGACCTCTCGATGACCGGAGGCGGCGGCCTCCGGACGGCCCGGCGGCAACGCGTGGCCGCGGTCGCGGCGGCGGAGGAACTGGGCGACCCGGAACTGACCGCCCGGGTCATCGGCTCCTACGACGTCCCGGCGATCTGGACCCGCCTGGACGACCCGGAACAGGCGGCGTCGATCGTCGCCGCGGCCGAACGCACGCTGGCCGCGCTGGCGGCCGGTCCCGGGGTGATCGGGCACGGGCCTACAGCCGAGGCCGCGCCGCGTCATGAGGCGGTGCGGGCGCGGCTGTTGGCCACGATCGCCGTCGAGTCGCGTGGTGGTCACTCCGAACGTGGCCGCCAAGCGGCTCGGCAGGCCGAGGAGATCGCCCGGCGGCTGGACGATCCCGCGCTGCTGGCGTTCGCCCTCAACGGCGTCTTCATGCAGACCTTCGACCGCGCGGGGCTGGCACCCCGCCGGGACGCGACCGGGGCCGAGCTGATCGCCCTGTCGGCCCGGCACGGTCTGGTCACCTTCGAGGTGCTCGGCCATCTCATCCGGCTCCAGGCCCGCAGCGCGCTCGCGGACTTCGCGTCGGCCGACCGGCACGCGGCCGCCGCCGACCGTCTGGGCAAGCGCCATGAGCGGCCGCTGGTAAGCGTGTTCACCGAGTGGTACCGGGCACTGCGGCTTGCCGCGACCGGGCAGGCGGCCGAAGCCGAGGCGGCCTACCGGGACGCGGCCATGCGGCTGGACGGCGCCGGGATGCCCGGTCTCGCGCACGGTCTGCTGCCGCTCGCGCTGCTCAGTCTGCGTGTGGAGCAGGGGCGCCCCGCCCCGACCGACCCGGACCTCGACTGGGGGCCGTACGCGCCCTGGGCCCGCCCGCTGGTGCTGCTGGCCCGGGACCACCGCACCGAGGCCGCGGCGGCGCTGCGCGCGGTCCCGGAGCCGCCCCGCGATCTGCTGCTGGAGGCCCTGTGGTGTCTCACCGGCCGGGCGGCCCTCGCCGTCGGCGACCGGGAAACGATGGCGCGCGCCCGCACCGCCCTTGCCCCGGCGGCGGCCGAACTGGCCGGCGCGGGCAGCGGCCTGCTCACCCTGGGCCCGGTCGCCCGGCACCTCGCCGATCTCACGGACGCCCTCCGGTGA
- the tsaB gene encoding tRNA (adenosine(37)-N6)-threonylcarbamoyltransferase complex dimerization subunit type 1 TsaB: MLLLALDTATPAVTVALHDGSAVIAESSDVDARRHGELLLPAVHRTLKEAGTELAAVTEIVVGAGPGPYTGLRVGLVTAATFGSVLGVPVHGLCTLDGIAYAAGLAGLDGPFVVATDARRKEVYWARYDDARTRVTEPAVDHPADLAERVAGLPAVGAGALLYPAAFADVPPGMPEYQSAGALASLAAEKLARGEELPPPRPLYLRRPDAKVPANYKVVTPK; the protein is encoded by the coding sequence GTGCTGTTGCTCGCTCTTGATACCGCCACCCCCGCCGTGACCGTCGCCCTGCACGACGGCTCCGCAGTGATCGCCGAGTCCTCGGACGTGGACGCCCGGCGCCACGGCGAGCTGCTGCTGCCCGCCGTGCACCGGACGCTGAAGGAGGCGGGCACCGAGCTGGCCGCGGTGACGGAGATCGTCGTCGGGGCTGGCCCCGGCCCGTACACCGGACTGCGCGTGGGCCTGGTGACCGCGGCCACCTTCGGCTCGGTCCTCGGCGTGCCCGTCCACGGGCTGTGCACCCTGGACGGGATCGCGTACGCCGCCGGGCTGGCCGGACTGGACGGCCCCTTCGTGGTGGCCACGGACGCGCGGCGCAAGGAGGTCTACTGGGCGCGCTACGACGACGCCCGGACCCGCGTCACCGAGCCCGCCGTCGACCACCCCGCCGATCTCGCCGAGCGGGTCGCCGGGCTGCCCGCGGTCGGCGCGGGCGCGCTGCTCTACCCGGCGGCCTTCGCCGACGTACCGCCCGGGATGCCGGAGTACCAGTCGGCCGGGGCGCTCGCCTCGCTCGCCGCCGAGAAGCTGGCGCGTGGCGAGGAACTGCCGCCGCCCCGGCCGCTGTATCTGCGCCGCCCCGACGCCAAGGTGCCCGCCAACTACAAGGTGGTCACCCCGAAGTGA